A single window of Dermacentor albipictus isolate Rhodes 1998 colony chromosome 1, USDA_Dalb.pri_finalv2, whole genome shotgun sequence DNA harbors:
- the LOC135907898 gene encoding uncharacterized protein C2orf42: MSNIGGTVTTHGSPSAMSARKGLFSDLGKATLRGIRKCPKCGTYNGTRGVRCKNKACDAVFRERGARKRAADAVRLHAPGQLYSVRLQRGEARTFVQLSAEGRAQCEGCQGASSCAHVQAALRCVVQAQALPLKDSVVEAQEESVRDAIWELVAAEGPPLVQRVSKAVLVARSHEGGFVHVRVSPRRELRCSGCGGKGSTQGCVHSYACMCALTSADKLRDVAPKHPEPSLSFLQWLAGVTERINQTMRYDRPGRPDPLVFHVPHQFFDCLQQRICGRRQPTRKDGVKCTWSITNLLHVRHIFETPVVPLEESRTFVENRDGTFEPYEPPCLSQEPPSEGVPVIRPLELKTFLKVGNPPQSVPFVIEWTPDVLPRSRVGELLLKFEYGHLRNGLIDVRS, from the coding sequence ATGTCAAACATTGGTGGAACCGTCACGACTCATGGGTCGCCGAGTGCAATGTCGGCTCGCAAGGGTCTGTTCAGTGACCTTGGCAAGGCCACTCTTCGCGGCATCCGAAAATGTCCCAAGTGCGGCACTTACAACGGCACGCGCGGCGTGCGCTGCAAGAACAAGGCGTGCGACGCTGTGTTTCGGGAGCGTGGCGCACGCAAGCGGGCCGCCGACGCTGTACGGCTGCACGCGCCGGGGCAGCTCTATTCTGTGCGTCTGCAGCGGGGTGAGGCACGAACATTTGTGCAGCTGTCGGCTGAAGGTAGGGCCCAGTGTGAGGGCTGCCAGGGTGCATCCAGCTGCGCGCACGTGCAGGCCGCGCTCCGTTGCGTCGTCCAGGCCCAGGCGCTGCCACTGAAAGACTCTGTTGTGGAAGCCCAAGAGGAGAGCGTGCGAGATGCCATCTGGGAGCTGGTCGCTGCCGAGGGCCCACCGCTCGTGCAGCGTGTTTCCAAGGCAGTGTTGGTGGCTCGGAGCCACGAGGGTGGCTTCGTACATGTTCGAGTTAGCCCCCGCCGTGAGCTGCGCTGTAGTGGCTGCGGCGGCAAGGGTTCAACGCAAGGCTGTGTCCACTCgtatgcgtgcatgtgtgcgctcACTAGCGCTGACAAACTGCGTGATGTGGCGCCCAAGCACCCTGAACCATCTCTGAGCTTTTTGCAGTGGTTGGCAGGCGTCACGGAGCGCATCAATCAGACAATGCGATACGATCGACCGGGCCGACCTGACCCGCTTGTTTTTCACGTGCCTCATCAATTTTTTGACTGCTTACAGCAGCGAATATGTGGGCGCCGGCAGCCTACGCGGAAGGACGGAGTCAAGTGCACGTGGAGTATCACCAATCTCTTGCATGTGCGTCACATTTTTGAGACGCCTGTCGTGCCGCTAGAGGAGAGCAGAACCTTCGTCGAGAATCGTGATGGGACTTTTGAGCCTTACGAACCTCCTTGTTTGTCCCAAGAACCGCCGTCTGAAGGCGTTCCAGTGATCAGACCTCTTGAACTCAAAACATTCTTGAAGGTGGGGAACCCTCCCCAGTCGGTGCCGTTTGTTATTGAGTGGACTCCTGACGTGCTTCCTCGCAGTCGAGTTGGCGAATTGCTTCTTAAGTTTGAGTACGGTCATTTAAGAAATGGACTCATTGACGTAAGGTCATAG